CGAACCAGTTGTTGTTGCCGCCGTAGAGCACCACGGTGTCGTCGTTGGCGATGCCGCGCTCGGACAGCAGCGCGGAGAACTGCTCCTGGTTGACGAAGTCACGCCGGACCTGGTCCTGCAGATCCTTCTTCCAGTCGAGACGCACGGCGCCCTCGATGTGCCCCAGGTCGTAGGCGGAGGTGTCCTCGTCGACCTCGACGAGAACGACGCCGGGGGTGTTCAGGTTCTCTTCGACCCAGTCTGCGGAGACCAGGACATCGGAGCGAGCCATGTTGTTCCTTTCGATGCGTTGCCGGGAGCAGGCAGTGCGTTCGTGTGGTTGAGAGATGCGTTCGTGTGGTTGAGGGTGATCGGATCAGGCGGACGGGGAGGAGGGCGCGCGGTCACCGGAGTTCCGGAACCGTGCGACGAGCGGATAGATCTTGCAGCCCAGGCAGATTCCGAAGGCCGCGTTCAGGAACGCCGCGAACAGCGCGAAGCCGGTGAAGATCGCGCCCGCGACGGCGCTGCCCGCCGCGAACCCGAGCACACCCAGCACCGCGAAGGCCAGGCCGACCAGCTGCGCGAACCGCAGCGGCGCAACCGGTTCCAGCTCGGACGGCGCGCCGATGCGGGGCAGCACCGCGGCCGCGTAGAGCCGGCCGTAGGGGCTGCGCTTGGGACCGTAGGCCGCGCCGAGCCCGAACACGATGGCCTGCAGGGCCAGCAGCACAGTGGCGGCGGGAACCGAGAAGACGGCGACGATCAGGACGAGAGCGAGGACGCCGGTGGTGATCCAGGCGGCGAAACGCGGGCCGCGCACATCCACCCGGTCGGTGGGTAAGGCGGTCGGCTGCGGGTTCGACATGGGGGTACTCCTGCGCTGAATGGGGTATTGGCCAGGATCGCCGGAGGATCGCAGTGATCTCTCGACAGCGGGGACAAATCCGGTCGGCGACAGGGGAATACGAAAGGCCGACCGGCTAGCGGCACAGGCAGCAACAACCACCGAGCCGGCACAGGTCGACCGTGCGGCGTCGGGTGAGCATCAGCTCGCGGTTGGATTGCACGAGAGGGAGTTTACCCAATTTTCGGGGGAAATTGGACCCGGGGTCCGTAATGCTGGTCACTCGGATTCGGACGAGACCGTCAAAGGGGTCATTGACGTGCGCAAATCCGCGGCCTTCGGGACGCCGGAGATCCGGAAGCGTTCCAATCCTCGAGAATCGAATCCGAAAGTGGTGGGCAGCGAGAGCACGTTCAGCTCGCGCGCCAACTCCGGATTCGCGTCGATGTCGACCTCGAGATCCAGGGGCGGGCGCTCGGCGTCGGCCAGTTCGGCCACCACGCCCGCGACCACGCGGCGCACCGCCGCGCACGGGCCGCACCAGTCGGCGGAGAAGTGCAGCACCGCCGGGCGGCCGGGCAGCACCCCGGCCGCGGTCAGCAGCGCGTGCCGATTCGATTCGGGCTCCGGCGGATTCGCCGTCGCCCGGCTCGCGCGCACGCGGCCCTCGTTGCGGCGCACCAGGATCCCGACCACGACGCCCGCGGCCAGCATCACCAGCAGGATCTCGACCGCGATCACGGCTGGAGCCGATCCAGATCGACCGTCGCGTTGCGCTGGGTGCCCTCCACCACGATCTGGCCGCCGATGGCCTGCACCTTGGTGGGGGTGATGCCGAACGGCATGTTCTTGATGTCGATGGTCCGGGTGAAGCGGGCGAGCACCGCGGCCCGGTCCTGTTCGGGGATGACGGGGGTCTCGATCTCGGTGGCGGTGTCGCCCTGCAGGTCCCGGCCGGCGATGGCGGTGGCGGTGACGCGCACCTGATTGCCCTCGAGCCGCAGATCCGCCAGCACGTGCACCGGTTTGGTGGTGACCTTCTGACCGCCGTCGGCCACCGGGTCGGGGAAGGTCGCGGCGTCGGCGTCGGGGGTGACCGGCACGGTGCCCTCGAGAATGATCGCCCCGGTGGTCGTCACGCCGGTGCCGCCGGAACCGCCGGAGCCGTCGGACTTGTCGGCGGGCGGCCCGAAGACCTGCAGCCCCGGAATCTTGAAGATCCGGCCCAGTTCGGCCGGTTCGATGCGCAGGCCCGCGTGCACCTCGTCCACCGGGACCCGGCTCACATTGCCGTCGATGAGATTGCGCATGGACAGGTGCACGCCGCGCAGATTGGCCTCGACGGTGATCTGCCCCGGGATGTCGGGTCGCAGCGCGCGGGCGCGGACGTCCACGCTGCCGTAGGCGCCGTCGATCGCCTGGATCAC
This sequence is a window from Nocardia yunnanensis. Protein-coding genes within it:
- a CDS encoding DUF4395 domain-containing protein, whose protein sequence is MSNPQPTALPTDRVDVRGPRFAAWITTGVLALVLIVAVFSVPAATVLLALQAIVFGLGAAYGPKRSPYGRLYAAAVLPRIGAPSELEPVAPLRFAQLVGLAFAVLGVLGFAAGSAVAGAIFTGFALFAAFLNAAFGICLGCKIYPLVARFRNSGDRAPSSPSA
- a CDS encoding thioredoxin family protein, with protein sequence MIAVEILLVMLAAGVVVGILVRRNEGRVRASRATANPPEPESNRHALLTAAGVLPGRPAVLHFSADWCGPCAAVRRVVAGVVAELADAERPPLDLEVDIDANPELARELNVLSLPTTFGFDSRGLERFRISGVPKAADLRTSMTPLTVSSESE
- a CDS encoding LmeA family phospholipid-binding protein produces the protein MRFRRLLIGLLCLAGLAVLLDFGVAAYSEYRVSRLLRTGSDLSADPEITFHESIGHPFVIQAIDGAYGSVDVRARALRPDIPGQITVEANLRGVHLSMRNLIDGNVSRVPVDEVHAGLRIEPAELGRIFKIPGLQVFGPPADKSDGSGGSGGTGVTTTGAIILEGTVPVTPDADAATFPDPVADGGQKVTTKPVHVLADLRLEGNQVRVTATAIAGRDLQGDTATEIETPVIPEQDRAAVLARFTRTIDIKNMPFGITPTKVQAIGGQIVVEGTQRNATVDLDRLQP